From the Armatimonadota bacterium genome, one window contains:
- a CDS encoding SPW repeat protein, producing MVWANVVNALVGIWFILAPFILRYSDHAGALWTSIVGGAILLVLAGWAVLSEEARKQRWIQYVNGLVGIWFIIFPFVFALTARPNVSWTSVVGGLIALVLSAWLAFSVLPKEVRA from the coding sequence ATGGTATGGGCGAACGTGGTAAACGCACTGGTCGGCATCTGGTTCATTCTGGCACCGTTCATCCTGAGGTATAGCGACCACGCCGGAGCGCTGTGGACGAGCATCGTCGGCGGGGCCATCCTCCTGGTGCTCGCCGGGTGGGCTGTCCTCAGCGAGGAGGCACGCAAGCAGCGGTGGATCCAGTACGTCAACGGGCTGGTGGGGATCTGGTTCATCATCTTCCCCTTCGTCTTCGCCCTGACCGCCAGGCCCAACGTCTCCTGGACCTCCGTCGTTGGCGGCCTCATCGCGCTGGTGCTCAGCGCCTGGCTGGCCTTCAGCGTTCTGCCCAAGGAGGTCCGCGCCTAA
- a CDS encoding sulfite oxidase-like oxidoreductase, with the protein MRDAGRKQGQGRIPPGQYATEKWPVLHYGTVPRFDSRTWDFRVYGLVERPLTLSYDEFMSLPRVTLRCDVHCVTSWSKLGLVFEGVPAGLLLERAQPLPQARFAMVHAEQGYETNLPLEYLLAEDALLAHRADGADLTPEHGWPLRLVVPRLYFWKSAKWVRAFEVLARDRPGFWERNGYHNHADPWREERYASPGQ; encoded by the coding sequence ATGCGTGATGCCGGACGGAAGCAAGGGCAAGGACGCATCCCCCCGGGCCAGTACGCTACCGAGAAGTGGCCGGTGCTGCACTACGGCACCGTCCCCCGCTTCGACTCCCGCACCTGGGACTTCAGGGTGTACGGCCTGGTGGAGCGCCCGCTCACCCTCTCCTACGACGAGTTCATGAGCCTGCCCAGGGTGACGCTGCGCTGCGACGTCCACTGTGTGACCTCGTGGAGCAAGCTGGGCCTGGTCTTCGAGGGCGTCCCGGCCGGGCTGCTGCTGGAGCGGGCGCAGCCCCTACCCCAGGCCCGGTTCGCCATGGTGCACGCCGAGCAGGGCTACGAGACCAACCTGCCCCTGGAGTACCTCCTGGCGGAGGACGCGCTGCTGGCGCACCGCGCTGACGGGGCGGACCTCACCCCCGAGCACGGCTGGCCGCTGCGACTGGTGGTGCCCCGGCTGTATTTTTGGAAGAGCGCCAAGTGGGTGCGCGCCTTCGAGGTGCTGGCCCGGGATCGGCCCGGCTTCTGGGAGCGCAACGGCTACCACAACCACGCCGACCCCTGGAGGGAGGAACGCTACGCCTCCCCCGGGCAGTGA
- the pth gene encoding aminoacyl-tRNA hydrolase, with protein sequence MRLIVGLGNPGRRYRGSRHNIGARVIEVLARRHGVTLREEGWADVGALTLDRVHVLLARPQTYVNVSGLAVADLRRRHRVPLPHLLVVYDDLDLPLGQIRLRAGGGHGGHNGMRSIIEALGEQGFPRLRLGIGRPPAGVDPADYVLSRFDRAEAPLVDAAVERAADAVEMFVQEGIERAMSAFNVRGAPARTLHSLPSGGAGDA encoded by the coding sequence ATGAGGCTCATCGTCGGACTGGGCAACCCGGGGCGGCGCTACCGGGGCAGTCGGCACAACATCGGGGCCCGCGTCATCGAGGTTCTGGCCCGGCGCCACGGCGTGACCCTGCGGGAGGAGGGGTGGGCGGATGTGGGGGCGCTGACGCTGGACAGAGTCCACGTGCTCCTGGCCCGGCCGCAGACGTACGTCAACGTCAGCGGACTGGCGGTTGCCGACCTGCGTCGCCGGCACCGCGTGCCGCTGCCGCACCTCCTGGTGGTCTACGACGACCTGGACCTCCCCCTGGGGCAGATCCGCCTGCGCGCCGGGGGCGGCCACGGCGGGCACAACGGGATGCGCTCCATCATCGAGGCTCTGGGCGAGCAGGGCTTCCCCCGTCTGCGCCTGGGCATCGGGCGTCCGCCGGCAGGCGTGGACCCGGCCGACTATGTGCTCAGCCGGTTTGACCGGGCAGAGGCGCCGCTAGTGGATGCGGCGGTGGAGCGGGCGGCGGATGCCGTGGAGATGTTCGTGCAGGAGGGGATCGAACGGGCCATGAGCGCCTTCAACGTGCGCGGTGCGCCTGCCCGCACGCTCCATTCCCTCCCCTCCGGTGGAGCCGGAGATGCGTGA